The window TTCTGTATCATGAACATGGGAGGTTTTGAAGCAACATTAATACTATCAAATGCCCTTTATGATAATGAATACGACATTGCATGGCATTCACCAATAGCAAAATTAATGAAAATCAGTTTTGATGAAGAATACTACTATGCCCACGGTAAACTACCACCTGATTTTATTCTGGAAGTATCAAAATATCTAATAGAAAAAATGTTTGGAGGTAAATAAAATGTCAAATCAGATGCCAAGTATAGAACAAATTTTAGGAATGATGGCGAACAAACTTGGAGGAGAAGAACATATCCCGGAAGCAATCAAACACGCAAAAGAGATTGCACCTGAATTAATAGTTGATGTTGCAATGAGTTCTAAAAAAAGCGTTGCAGATGAAAATTCACCATTTGATCCAAAAACAAGCACACTTATTTTTCTTGCTGCAGCACTGGCTTTAAGGGATGAGGAATGTATAAAAGCTCAAACTAAAGCAGCATTAAATATGGGAGCAACAAAAGAAGAACTTCTTGCAGTTATCAAAATAGTTAAACATGCAGTAAATTCATCAATAGTAGGTGCCTCTACACCTATATTAAAAGAAATTTTTGAGAGGAAATAGATATGGCTGAATTACATCCACCTATAGTTCATTTTGCAATAGCTTTAACAATAATAGGAGTCATTTTTGAGCTTCTTGGTTTTGCACTTAAAAGAGAAAGTTTAAAACATGCGGCCTTTTGGACGTTTATTGTTGGAGTATTAGCCGTATGGGGAGCTATGTTTTCAGGTGAAGCTGCTGAAGAAGTAGTAGAAAAGTTCATAGAAGGAACAAATGTAGAAAAAGTTTTTGAACCCCATG of the Persephonella sp. genome contains:
- a CDS encoding carboxymuconolactone decarboxylase family protein produces the protein MSNQMPSIEQILGMMANKLGGEEHIPEAIKHAKEIAPELIVDVAMSSKKSVADENSPFDPKTSTLIFLAAALALRDEECIKAQTKAALNMGATKEELLAVIKIVKHAVNSSIVGASTPILKEIFERK